One Salvelinus namaycush isolate Seneca chromosome 4, SaNama_1.0, whole genome shotgun sequence genomic window carries:
- the LOC120045749 gene encoding oligodendrocyte transcription factor 3-like — protein sequence MHSDSSSSRSSSPDVDGMYLRDHLNSVSSAQNELLQKMTSEHLSRHGEKTSSGGSKYKLKKQVTEQEIQHLRLKINGRERKRMHDLNLAMDGLREVMPYAHGPSVRKLSKIATLLLARNYILMLNSSMDEMKRLVGEIYGGHHSAFHCGTVSGHSGNPAHQVHPLLGSALSSSTSSTLTTTLPGLTSIRAPHSLMKSAPAHPLQLGSGFQHWAGLPCPCPICQVPPPPHIPISSAGLTRLTSGNKDVMK from the coding sequence ATGCATTCCGACTCCAGCTCGAGCAGATCTTCCTCACCAGACGTGGATGGAATGTATCTCCGAGACCACCTCAATTCAGTGTCCTCGGCGCAGAACGAACTCCTCCAGAAGATGACGAGCGAGCATCTTTCCAGGCACGGGGAAAAGACGTCATCTGGCGGGAGCAAGTACAAACTCAAGAAGCAGGTGACCGAGCAAGAGATTCAGCATCTGAGGCTGAAAATCAACGGGCGGGAGCGCAAGAGGATGCACGACTTGAACCTGGCGATGGACGGCCTCCGGGAAGTTATGCCTTACGCACACGGTCCGTCTGTGAGAAAGCTGTCGAAGATTGCCACTCTCCTGCTCGCCAGAAACTACATCCTGATGCTCAACAGCTCCATGGACGAGATGAAAAGGCTGGTTGGAGAAATCTACGGCGGACATCATTCTGCGTTCCACTGCGGAACAGTGAGCGGGCACTCTGGCAACCCGGCGCATCAGGTGCATCCGCTGCTCGGGAGCGCGCTGTCCTCGTCCACATCCTCTACCCTCACCACCACTTTACCTGGACTTACCTCCATCCGAGCGCCTCACTCCTTAATGAAGAGTGCCCCTGCACACCCTCTTCAGCTCGGCAGCGGCTTCCAACACTGGGCAGGTTTACCATGCCCGTGCCCCATATGCCAAGTACCGCCACCCCCTCATATTCCTATCAGTTCAGCGGGACTGACGAGACTTACAAGCGGAAACAAGGATGTGATGAAGTAA